A single genomic interval of Electrophorus electricus isolate fEleEle1 chromosome 4, fEleEle1.pri, whole genome shotgun sequence harbors:
- the tpbga gene encoding trophoblast glycoprotein a isoform X3, whose translation MKLDCQLLIYLKSVEDLRSIPSGIPGYTRNLFITGNQIRRIGPQAFKGLDNVTTLSLSNNRICEVESHTFSTLRSLRSLDLSSNQLAVIHPEAFTVQSRMLRELNLSRALYNHSSITDLATSLRWSSLEGLLGLDLSSNGLVYLPPRIFSHLSSLRRLQLANNSIVSIYNETFSGLEYLEELDLSLNALKTFREEGLLELEHLPRAKLNLGQNPYTCTCGIEPFAAWLNVSQGKVVDVERLICMFPVDLRNTSLLTAARLILGCHRAGEGDNLALQTSYVFLGIVLGFVGLMFLFVLYLNRKGIKKRIYDLRDTCREVWEGYHYRYEIDSDPRLAQVSTTADV comes from the exons ATGAAACTTGACTGTCAACTCTTAATCTACTTGAAGTCAGTTGAG GATCTTCGGAGTATACCGTCCGGCATTCCTGGTTACACGAGGAATTTGTTCATCACGGGTAACCAGATTAGGCGGATTGGTCCACAGGCATTCAAGGGACTCGACAATGTGACAACGTTATCACTCAGCAACAACAG AATATGTGAGGTGGAGTCTCACACCTTCTCCACCCTCCGAAGCCTCAGATCATTGGACCTGAGCAGCAACCAGCTGGCAGTGATCCACCCTGAGGCTTTCACAGTGCAGAGCCGCAtgctgagagagctgaatctcaGCAGGGCGCTCTATAACCACTCCTCCATCACAGACCTGGCCACGTCTCTGCGCTGGAGCAGCCTTGAGGGTCTGCTCGGGTTGGACCTGTCCAGCAACGGCCTTGTCTACTTGCCCCCTCGCATCTTCTCTCACCTGAGCAGCTTACGCCGTCTTCAGCTGGCCAACAACTCCATAGTGTCGATCTACAACGAGACCTTCTCCGGTCTGGAGTACCTCGAGGAGCTGGATCTCAGCCTTAATGCCCTTAAGACCTTCCGGGAAGAGGGGCTGTTAGAGTTGGAGCACCTTCCCAGGGCAAAACTGAACCTGGGACAGAATCCCTACACCTGTACTTGTGGAATCGAGCCCTTTGCAGCCTGGCTAAATGTCTCACAGGGGAAAGTGGTGGATGTGGAGCGCCTGATCTGCATGTTCCCCGTTGATCTGCGCAACACGTCCCTGCTGACGGCGGCGAGGTTGATTCTGGGGTGCCATCGGGCAGGCGAGGGTGACAACCTGGCTCTGCAGACCTCCTATGTCTTTTTAGGAATTGTGCTGGGCTTTGTGGGACTCATGTTCCTCTTTGTGCTTTACCTGAATCGCAAAGGCATTAAGAAGCGCATTTATGATTTGCGTGACACTTGCAGAGAGGTGTGGGAGGGATATCATTACCGTTATGAAATCGATTCTGATCCCAGGCTGGCGCAGGTCTCCACCACTGCAGATGTGTGA
- the tpbga gene encoding trophoblast glycoprotein a isoform X1: MPDLRILFFALFCVHPTRSSLCPLGCECSEAAQTVKCVSKDLRSIPSGIPGYTRNLFITGNQIRRIGPQAFKGLDNVTTLSLSNNRICEVESHTFSTLRSLRSLDLSSNQLAVIHPEAFTVQSRMLRELNLSRALYNHSSITDLATSLRWSSLEGLLGLDLSSNGLVYLPPRIFSHLSSLRRLQLANNSIVSIYNETFSGLEYLEELDLSLNALKTFREEGLLELEHLPRAKLNLGQNPYTCTCGIEPFAAWLNVSQGKVVDVERLICMFPVDLRNTSLLTAARLILGCHRAGEGDNLALQTSYVFLGIVLGFVGLMFLFVLYLNRKGIKKRIYDLRDTCREVWEGYHYRYEIDSDPRLAQVSTTADV, encoded by the exons ATGCCCGACTTGCGGATACTGTTCTTTGCACTGTTTTGTGTTCACCCCACGCGGTCATCGTTGTGTCCTCTTGGTTGCGAATGTTCAGAAGCCGCGCAAACTGTTAAATGTGTTTCTAAGGATCTTCGGAGTATACCGTCCGGCATTCCTGGTTACACGAGGAATTTGTTCATCACGGGTAACCAGATTAGGCGGATTGGTCCACAGGCATTCAAGGGACTCGACAATGTGACAACGTTATCACTCAGCAACAACAG AATATGTGAGGTGGAGTCTCACACCTTCTCCACCCTCCGAAGCCTCAGATCATTGGACCTGAGCAGCAACCAGCTGGCAGTGATCCACCCTGAGGCTTTCACAGTGCAGAGCCGCAtgctgagagagctgaatctcaGCAGGGCGCTCTATAACCACTCCTCCATCACAGACCTGGCCACGTCTCTGCGCTGGAGCAGCCTTGAGGGTCTGCTCGGGTTGGACCTGTCCAGCAACGGCCTTGTCTACTTGCCCCCTCGCATCTTCTCTCACCTGAGCAGCTTACGCCGTCTTCAGCTGGCCAACAACTCCATAGTGTCGATCTACAACGAGACCTTCTCCGGTCTGGAGTACCTCGAGGAGCTGGATCTCAGCCTTAATGCCCTTAAGACCTTCCGGGAAGAGGGGCTGTTAGAGTTGGAGCACCTTCCCAGGGCAAAACTGAACCTGGGACAGAATCCCTACACCTGTACTTGTGGAATCGAGCCCTTTGCAGCCTGGCTAAATGTCTCACAGGGGAAAGTGGTGGATGTGGAGCGCCTGATCTGCATGTTCCCCGTTGATCTGCGCAACACGTCCCTGCTGACGGCGGCGAGGTTGATTCTGGGGTGCCATCGGGCAGGCGAGGGTGACAACCTGGCTCTGCAGACCTCCTATGTCTTTTTAGGAATTGTGCTGGGCTTTGTGGGACTCATGTTCCTCTTTGTGCTTTACCTGAATCGCAAAGGCATTAAGAAGCGCATTTATGATTTGCGTGACACTTGCAGAGAGGTGTGGGAGGGATATCATTACCGTTATGAAATCGATTCTGATCCCAGGCTGGCGCAGGTCTCCACCACTGCAGATGTGTGA
- the tpbga gene encoding trophoblast glycoprotein a isoform X2, producing the protein MPDLRILFFALFCVHPTRSSLCPLGCECSEAAQTVKCVSKDLRSIPSGIPGYTRNLFITGNQIRRIGPQAFKGLDNVTTLSLSNNSLRSLDLSSNQLAVIHPEAFTVQSRMLRELNLSRALYNHSSITDLATSLRWSSLEGLLGLDLSSNGLVYLPPRIFSHLSSLRRLQLANNSIVSIYNETFSGLEYLEELDLSLNALKTFREEGLLELEHLPRAKLNLGQNPYTCTCGIEPFAAWLNVSQGKVVDVERLICMFPVDLRNTSLLTAARLILGCHRAGEGDNLALQTSYVFLGIVLGFVGLMFLFVLYLNRKGIKKRIYDLRDTCREVWEGYHYRYEIDSDPRLAQVSTTADV; encoded by the exons ATGCCCGACTTGCGGATACTGTTCTTTGCACTGTTTTGTGTTCACCCCACGCGGTCATCGTTGTGTCCTCTTGGTTGCGAATGTTCAGAAGCCGCGCAAACTGTTAAATGTGTTTCTAAGGATCTTCGGAGTATACCGTCCGGCATTCCTGGTTACACGAGGAATTTGTTCATCACGGGTAACCAGATTAGGCGGATTGGTCCACAGGCATTCAAGGGACTCGACAATGTGACAACGTTATCACTCAGCAACAACAG CCTCAGATCATTGGACCTGAGCAGCAACCAGCTGGCAGTGATCCACCCTGAGGCTTTCACAGTGCAGAGCCGCAtgctgagagagctgaatctcaGCAGGGCGCTCTATAACCACTCCTCCATCACAGACCTGGCCACGTCTCTGCGCTGGAGCAGCCTTGAGGGTCTGCTCGGGTTGGACCTGTCCAGCAACGGCCTTGTCTACTTGCCCCCTCGCATCTTCTCTCACCTGAGCAGCTTACGCCGTCTTCAGCTGGCCAACAACTCCATAGTGTCGATCTACAACGAGACCTTCTCCGGTCTGGAGTACCTCGAGGAGCTGGATCTCAGCCTTAATGCCCTTAAGACCTTCCGGGAAGAGGGGCTGTTAGAGTTGGAGCACCTTCCCAGGGCAAAACTGAACCTGGGACAGAATCCCTACACCTGTACTTGTGGAATCGAGCCCTTTGCAGCCTGGCTAAATGTCTCACAGGGGAAAGTGGTGGATGTGGAGCGCCTGATCTGCATGTTCCCCGTTGATCTGCGCAACACGTCCCTGCTGACGGCGGCGAGGTTGATTCTGGGGTGCCATCGGGCAGGCGAGGGTGACAACCTGGCTCTGCAGACCTCCTATGTCTTTTTAGGAATTGTGCTGGGCTTTGTGGGACTCATGTTCCTCTTTGTGCTTTACCTGAATCGCAAAGGCATTAAGAAGCGCATTTATGATTTGCGTGACACTTGCAGAGAGGTGTGGGAGGGATATCATTACCGTTATGAAATCGATTCTGATCCCAGGCTGGCGCAGGTCTCCACCACTGCAGATGTGTGA